A window of Candidatus Omnitrophota bacterium genomic DNA:
TCCGAGACCTAAAAGTCATCAATGGGAACTCCGGCCTTTTTGTGGCTATGCCAAGCCGCAAAAAGGCTGATGGAACCTATGCGGATATCGCTCACCCTCTCAATTCCGAGATGCGGCAGCAGATGGAAGAGATCGTCATCGGCGAATATAACAAGATCATGGAATTGGAAGGCGGAGAGACGGCGCCTCCCGAATAGATATATGGGCGCGTTGATCTATCCGCTAGCAGCTCCTCCTTTCGATCAGCCTCAATATGAAGTGGCGAGCAACGCTTCGTTTTGAGCCTGTCTTATGGGGATTCGTCAAGGGCTGAAGAACTTTGTCCTTGCCGCCCCTAGGAAATTGGAAGGCGTTATAACGTATGGTTCGAATCCCGGTTGTTACGGCAAGGGTTCGAACCATTGAATCGCATCGGCGAAGATTTTTCCCCGAAAACGGCGCACTTCCTGGACGATGGCGAAGAAATCGGAAGGCGCTTCCACAAACGAGACATCCCCCTTTCCGCATATTCTGCGGTGCAATTTCTCGAATCCCGCGATATCGTCCGAGGCGTAAAACAAATCCTTATAGGTTTTCCTGGGCGAAAACAGGTTATTTTCCTTCAGAATCGCTTCCACTTCCCGGCTGACTTCTTCCGCCGAATTGATCAACGTCACATTCCCTCCCATCGCTTGGCGAATTATGCCCTCCAGCAGTGGAAAATGGGTGCAACCCAGAATTAAGACATCTACGTTTTCTCCACGCAACGGCGTCAAATAGCGCTTGGCCGTCTCCAAGGTGATGGGATCGTCCACCCACCCTTCTTCCGCGAGAGGCACAAATAGAGGGCAAGGGGCGGCGGCGATATGCAACGATCGATCTAGTTCCAGCAGTTTTTTTTGATAAGCGCCGCTGTTTATTGTGCTTTTAGTTCCGATGACGCCGATCCGTCCATTCTTCGTTGCCCTCAACGCCGCTCTTACGCCTGGCTCCACCACGCCGATCGCCGGGCCGGGGAAGGCGT
This region includes:
- the spoVG gene encoding septation regulator SpoVG encodes the protein MEITEVKVYPVRKPDDKLKAFVTIILDDCFVIRDLKVINGNSGLFVAMPSRKKADGTYADIAHPLNSEMRQQMEEIVIGEYNKIMELEGGETAPPE
- the murI gene encoding glutamate racemase → MNKNECPAKNKPIGIFDSGIGGLTVVKEISRRMPQETLCYFGDTARVPYGTKSAETVKRYSVEITRFLHSHDSKIVIVACNTASSVALEEIRNAFPGPAIGVVEPGVRAALRATKNGRIGVIGTKSTINSGAYQKKLLELDRSLHIAAAPCPLFVPLAEEGWVDDPITLETAKRYLTPLRGENVDVLILGCTHFPLLEGIIRQAMGGNVTLINSAEEVSREVEAILKENNLFSPRKTYKDLFYASDDIAGFEKLHRRICGKGDVSFVEAPSDFFAIVQEVRRFRGKIFADAIQWFEPLP